The genomic DNA TAACACCTGGTTCTGCATGTGTTACTTCTAAAATTACACTTGCTGGTAAATCTACAGAAAGGGGCATATTGTCTTCAGAATTAATAATAATCGTAACAATTTCTCCCTCTTTCATCAATCCAGGATTATCTAAAGCAGCCTCCAATAAACGAATTTGAGTGTAATCTGCTTCATTCATAAAATGGTAGAACTCACCATCATGATACAAAAACTGAAACTTATGTGTTTCTACTCTTACGTCATCTATCTTTCTTCCAGCAGGAAATGTATTATCAATTACTTTACCATTGGTAACACTTTTTAATTTTGTTCTTACAAAAGCAGGTCCTTTTCCTGGTTTCACGTGTAAAAATTCTACGACTTTATATATGTCGTTGTTATATTTTATACACAATCCGTTTCTAATATCTGATGTTGTTGCCATTTGTAGTTTTTATATTAAATTAATAATTTTAATAAAATTATTGTAATTTTTACTTCTATTTATTTTGTTTGAAATTTAGTTAGAGTTAAAATACCCTTTCATAATTCCTCTATGAGAATCTTTTATGAATTGAATAATCTCATCTCTTTCTGGAGTTGCTTCCATTTCAGCTTCAATTATATCTATTGCTTGGGTATAGTTGTAATTTTTTTGAAATAATATTCTGTAGATATTCTGAATTTCTCTGATTTTTTCGGTGGTATATCCTCGTCTTCTTAAACCAACGGAGTTTATACCAACATAAGACAAAGGCTCACGTGCCGCTTTTACATAAGGCGGAACATCTTTTCTAACTAAAGAACCACCAGTTACAAATGCGTGTTTACCTACAGATGCAAATTGATGTATTGCAACCATACCAGCCAAAACTACATTGTCTCCAATAGTTACATGACCAGCAAGTGTTGTGTTATTTGAAAAAATACAATTATCACCAACAAAAGAATCGTGTGCAATATGACAATATGCCATAATCAAACAATTGTCACCAATTTTAGTTTTCATTCTATCTGAAGTACCTCTATTGATAGTAACACATTCTCGTATAGTAACATTATCTCCAATTTCTACCGTAGTTTCTTCATCATCAAATTTTAAATCTTGTGGAATTCCTGAAATTACTGCTCCTGGAAAAATTCTACAATTTTTACCAATTCTAGCACCTTCCATAATAGTAACATTAGAACCAATCCAAGTTCCAGAACCAATGGTTACATTGTTATGAATTGTAGTAAAAGGTTCTATTACTACATTTCTTGCTATTTTTGCTTGCGGATGTACATACGCTAATGGTTGATTCATATTTTATTTTTTTCTAGCAATTTGAGCCATTAATTCTGCTTCAGCAACTAGTTTTCCGTTTGCGTAAGCATACGCTTGCATGTGACAAATTCCTCTTCTTATAGGTGAAATTAACTCACATTTAAAAATAATAGTATCTCCTGGTAAAACTTTTTGTTTAAATTTAACATTGTCCATTTTCATGAAATATGTTAAATAATTTTCTGGGTCTGGAACTGTATTTAAAACTAAAACACCACCACATTGTGCCATTGCCTCCACTTGTAAAACACCTGGCATTACTGGTGCTCCGGGGAAATGTCCAACAAAGAAGTTTTCATTCATTGTAACATTCTTCATACCAACAACATGTGTATCTGAAAGTTCTATAATTCTATCAATCAATAAAAATGGTGGTCTATGAGGAAGAATTTCCATAATTTGATGAATATCTAATAATGGAGGTAAATTCAAATCATAAGAAGGAACATTATTTCTTTTTTCTGCCTTAATAATTTTTGCAAGTTTCTTTGCAAATAATGTGTTAATTAAATGACCTGGTTTATTAGCAATTACTTTTCCTTTAATTCGAATCCCCACCAAAGCTAAATCTCCAATAACATCTAATAATTTATGTCTTGCAGCTTCATTTGCCCAATGTAAAGTTAGGTTATCTAAAATTCCGTTTGGTTTTACTGCTATATTTTCTTTATTAAAAGCCTCTTTTAATTTTTGCATCGTATTTTCAGACAATTCTTTGTCTACATATACAATTGCATTATTTAAATCGCCACCTTTTATTAAATCATTCTCGAGTAACATTTCAATTTCATGTAAAAAGCTGAATGTTCTAGCATCTGCAATTTCCTCTTTAAAGTCAGACATTTTATCTAAAGTAGCATTTTGTGTACCTAATATTTTAGTACCAAAATCTACCATAGTTGTTATTTGATATTCTTCTGAAGGCATTAAAATGATTTCACTTCCGGTAGCTTCATCTCTGTAAGAAATTATTTCTTTTACTACATACTCTTCAATATCGGCATCTTGTTCCTCGATTCCTGCTTTCTCTAAAGCTTCCACAAAAAATTTAGAAGAACCATCCATTATTGGTGGTTCAGAAGAATCAATTTCAATTAATAGATTGTCTATATCTAAACCAACAGCTGCAGCCAAAACGTGCTCTGAAGTTTGAATTTGTACTCCGTTTTTCTCTAAATTAGTACCTCTCTGTGTGTTTACAACATATTCTGCTTTTGCCGCTATTATTGGCGAGCCTTCTAAATCTACTCTGCTAAACGCAAAACCATGATTTATAGGTGCAGGTTTCAAAGTCATTTTTACAGTTTTACCAGTATGTAGACCTACACCCGATAAACTAATTTCTTTTTGTATTGTTTTTTGTTTCTTACTCATTATTCTTTTATTTGAGCCTTCAACTCTTTCTCTAGTTGATTGATCTTTGATATTATTTTCGGTAAATTTTTAAAGTGCACATAACTTCTATTAAAATCTTGTACTTTAAAAGCTGGTGTTCCATAGACCATTTCATCGTCCTTTAAGCTTTTCGTTATACCAGTTTGACCTAAAATCTTTACATTATTTCCTATTTTAATGTGGCCTGCAACACCTACTTGACCACCAATCATACAGTTTTCACCAATTTTAGTAGACCCAGAAATACCTGTTTGAGAAGCAATTACAGTGTTTCTGCCTACTTCTACATTGTGAGCTATTTGTATTTGATTGTCTAATTTAACACCTTTTCTAATAATAGTAGACCCTAAAGTAGCTCTATCTATTGTAGAAGCAGCACCAATATCTACATTATCCTCTATAATAACATTTCCTATTTGCGGAATTGCTTTGTACTCTCCATTTTCATCAGGTGCAAAACCAAAACCATCTGCACCAATAACGGCACCAGAATGAATTTTACAGTTTTTACCAATTTGAGTATCTGAATATATTTTTACGCCAGCAAAAATAACGGTATTATCATCAATTTTGCTATTATCTCCAATATAAGAATTTGGATAAATTTTAACATTATCACCAATTTCTACATTTTCTCCTATATAAGTAAACGCACCAATATATCCGTTTTCTCCTATTTTAGAAGATTCAGCAATATAATGAGGTTGTTCTCTGCCTGTTTTATTATTTTTGACTTCGTTATAAAATTCTAATAACTTAGAAAAAGCTTTGTAAGCATCGGCTACTTTAATCAATGTTGTTTTCACTTCCTTTTCTGGAACAAAACTCTTATTAACAATAGCTACAGAAGCATTTGTTGTGTATAAATAAGAATTATATTTAGGGTTCGATAGAAAAGTTAGAGATCCTTTTTCTCCTTCTTCAATCTTAGAAAGTTTAGATACTTCTTCTTCAGGATTACCTACTACATCACCTTCTAAAATATCTGCTATTTGTTGTGCTTTAAATTTCATCAAGCGCAAAAATATAAAAATTATACCGTTTTCTCTAATCTCATCTTACTTTGGATAACAAATAAAGTGTTTTACTACGGGTATTGTTAGCGCCTGCAAGTTTAATTGGTCAGATGCTTTTGCAATATCTTTTATTTTACCCTTTTTATTTAATATATAAATTGGAGACTTTAAATTGTAAGCTTGATTGCTAATTTCTTGATGAAAAACAAAATAACTAGCTTCTTTCTCTGTAATATTTAATTTTTTAATTGCTTTATCTCTCTTTTTATTGATGTAGCCTTCTTTAAAACCTTCTTGTTGAATTTCAATTCTTAATAATTTTCTATCAACAATCATTTTTGCTATTAATGAGAGCACCTTATCATCATGATTTACCCATTCTTTTATGGCAGACAATACATCATAATCATCTAATTTAGCAAACATTTCTAACGTTTCATCTGTAAAATTAGTGGTAGAAATCTGATTAAATAAAAAATATCTTAAAGCAGAACTACAATACAACTCCACTCCTTTTTCTGCCAACTCTTTGGCTCTTTTTAAAATATTTACTAAAATATTTTCTGCTACTAAACCTGTTTTATGTAAATATACTTGCCAATACATTAATCTTCTAGCTATTAAGAAATTTTCTACGGAATAAATCCCTTTTTGCTCAATAACCAATTCGTCATTCTTAACATTCATCATGGCAATTAATCTGTCTGATGAAATATTTCCTTCTGTAACACCTGTATAAAAACTATCTCTTTTTAAATAATCTAAGCGGTCTATATCTAACTGACTAGAAATTAATTGCCCTAAAAATTTACGTGGATTTTTATCTTCAAAAATTTCGATTGCTAACGTTAATTCTCCATTAAACTCCTCATTTAATTTCTTCATAAATTTTAAAGAAATTTCTTCATGGCTAACTCCACTTACAATACTATGTTCTAAGGCATGTGAAAATGCACCATGACCAATATCATGCAATAAAATAGCAATGCACAAAGCATTTTCTTCCTCATTGGAGATTTCAACTTGTTTAAAACGCAAAACACGTATGGCTTTTTGCATTAAATGCATGCAACCAATAGCATGATGAAAACGAGTGTGATTAGCTCCAGGATACACTAAATTAGAAAAGCCCATTTGTGCAATTCTTCTTAAGCGCTGAAAATAAGGATGTTCTATAATATCAAAAATTAAAGAGTTTGGTATTTGTATAAATCCGTAAATAGGATCATTTAAAATCTTAAGTTTGTTTGCTGCTTTTTTCTTCAAAAGGTAAAAGTTTTTCAATGTATACCTGCAAAATACAATATTTATAAGCGTAAAATTATAAATTTAATTCAGAAATTTACAAGTAGTCCATTTAATTTGTAAAATTGGCAATATTTTATCATTTTAGCGGAGCAAAAAAAATAACAAAACCCTAATTTTAACGTTAAAGAAATAAAACAAAATATATGAGCATACAAATTCTATGGGTAGATGATGAAATTGAATTATTAAAACCGCACATTATATTTTTAGAGCGTAAAGATTATAAAGTTACTACTTGTACCAATGGCGCAGATGCAATTAATTTAGTAGATGAAAAAAACTTTGATATTGTTTTTTTAGACGAAAATATGCCGGGTTTAACTGGTTTAGAAACACTTTCAGAAATCAAACAAAAACAAGCCAATTTACCGGTAGTTATGATTACTAAAAGTGAAGAGGAATATATTATGGAAGAAGCAATTGGTTCTAAAATTGCAGATTATTTAATAAAACCCGTAAACCCGAATCAGATTTTATTGAGCTTAAAGAAGAATTTAGATCATTCTCGTTTGGTTTCAGAAAAAACCACTTCGAGTTATCAGCAAGAGTTTAGAAAAATTTCTATGGATTTAGCGATGGTAAATTCTTATGAAGAATGGATCGAGCTTTATAAAAAACTAGTGCATTGGGAATTAGAATTAGAAAATATTAGCGATCCTGGAATGTTAGGTATTCTTGAAAGTCAGAAACAAGAAGCAAACACGCAATTTTTTAAATTTATTAAAAAAAATTATGAAGATTTTTTAACAGCCCATGACAAACCTACTTTTTCTCATACATTGTTTAAAGATTATGTGGTACCAGAATTAAAAAAAAACCAACCTGTTTTATGGGTTGTGATTGATAATTTGCGGTACGATCAATATAGAATCTTAGAGCCATTAATTAATAATCATTATAAGAAGGATGAAGAATATTCTTATTTCTCTATCTTACCTACAGCAACTCAGTATGCTAGAAATGCTATTTTTTCTGGATTGATGCCTTCTGAAATGGAAAAAAGACATCCTGATTTATGGAAAAACGACACAGATGAAGGTGGAATGAACTTGTTTGAAAACGAGTTTTTATCAGCACAAATTAAACGTTTAAGTTTAAATATTAAATATGAATACTATAAAATTACTTCGCTAAAAAGCGGAAAAGAATTGGCAGACAATTATAATGGAACCAAACAAAACGATTTAACTGCTGTAGTTTATAATTTTGTAGATATGCTTTCACATTCGAAAACAGAAATGGAAGTAATTAAAGAATTGGCCGGAGATGATAAAGCATATAGAAGCTTAACTTTAAGTTGGTTTAAGAATTCTGCTTTGTTTGAAATTATTCAAAAAGCACAAGTTTTAGGTCAGAAATTAATTATCACTACAGATCACGGAACCATTAATTGTAAACACCCAACAAAAGTTATTGGTGATAAAAACATTAGTTCTAACTTACGTTACAAAACGGGTAAAAGCTTGTCTTACGAAGAAAAAGATGTGTATGCAGTAAGAAACCCAAAAGACATATTCTTACCAACAGTGGCTATGAATAGTCCGTTTATTTTTGCTAAAGAAGATTTGTTTTTTGCATACCCAAACAACTTTAATCATTTTGTAAAATACTTTAAAAACACGTATCAACATGGCGGTGTTTCTTTAGAAGAAATGATTATTCCTTGTGCGGTTTATAGTCCGAAGTAAAATAATAAGAAGCTATTTCCTGCTTTCACTACTCGCTTTTTTCGTACCTCAAAAGAACTCAAACATACCGTTCAATCAGGGCTAAACTTGCATGCTAACGACATTTAAAATAAAAAAATCTGACAAGTCTAAATAACTTGTCAGATTTGTTATTTTTGCAACATGAATACAAACTATTCTTTAGAAAACCTTTCTGAAATTGCAACTGTAATTATTACATCAGTAAAAAATAAAACATTATTGTTTTATGGAGAAATGGGCGTTGGTAAAACAACTTTAATCAAAGAAATATGTAAACAATTAGGTGTTTTAGATACTATCTCCTCTCCTACTTTTTCGTTGGTAAATGAATATGAAACTTCAAAAAAAGAAAAGATTTTTCACTTCGATTTTTATAGAATTACAGACGAAGAAGAAGCTTTAGACATGGGAATTGAAGAGTATCTGTATAATAACGATTGGTGCCTTATCGAATGGCCACAAAATGTCGAAAATTTACTACCTTTAGAGTCTGTTGAAATCCATTTATCTACTTTAGAAAACGGACAACGTAATATGCAATTAAAATAACCAAGTTATGAGTTCATTTTCTCCGTTTAGTAAAGAAGAGTTGCTTCCTCAAGAAGAAATGTTAGAGATAAAAAAACAGAAAGGAGAATTGTTTATAGGTCTACCAAAAGAAACTTATTTAAGTGAAAAACGTGTTTGTTTAACTCCAGATGCTGTTGGCGCTTTAACCGCAAATGGTCATCGTCTTGTTGTTGAAACAGGCGCTGGAGATGGCGCAAATTTCACAGACAAAGAATATTCTGAAGCTGGTGCAAAAATTTCTTATAACGTAGAAGAAGCTTTTAAATGTAATATTATTTTAAAAGTTGCGCCACCAACAGAAGATGAAATTGAATACATTAGTCCGCAAGCAATTTTAATTTCTTCATTGCAATTAAAAACACAAAACAAAAAATACTTTGAATGTCTAGCTAAAAAGAAAATTACAGCAATTGCGTTCGACTATATAAAAGATGAGCAAGAAACCTACCCAATTGTAAAATCTTTAAGTGAAATTGCTGGAACCGCCTCTATTTTAATTGCCGGCGAATTAATGAGTGGTGTTAATAAAGGTAACGGATTATTATTTGGTAATATTGGCGGAGTTCCACCAACAAGTGTTGTTATTTTTGGTGCAGGAACCGTTGGTGAATATGCCGCAAGAACTGCTATAGGTTTAGGTGCAAGAGTAAAAGTTTTTGATAATTCTATTAGTAAATTAAGAAAACTACAAGATTGTTTACACGCACCAATCTATACATCTACATTACAACCTAAATCTATTTTAAAAGCATTAATGCGATGTGATGTTGCTATTGGTGCAATTCGTGGTAAGAATAGATCTCCAATTTGTGCTACCGAAGAAATGATTGAAAAAATGAAAGAAGGCGCTATTATAGTAGACGTAAGTATAGATAGAGGTGGTTGTTTCGAAAGTTCGAATGTAACCACTCACAAATCGCCCACTTTTGTAAAACATGGTGTAATTCATTATTGTGTGCCTAATATTCCTGCACGTTACGCAAGAACAGCTTCGGTTTCTATTAGTAATATTTTTACACCGTATTTATTAAACATTGCAGAAGAAGGTGGTTTTGAAAATACGGCAAGATTTGATAAAAGTTTGCGCAACGGAATGTATTTCTATCACGGAATTTTAACCAACAAAACCGTTGCAGACTGGTTCGATTTGCCTTTTAGAGATATTAACTTATTGATTCTTTAAATTTAGCACAATTTTCATTAACAAATATTGAAAAATAAAATGGGTTTAGATCACTAAAATTCCTTTAGATTATTCTATAAATAACTTTCAATAATAGCTTTAGAAACAACTCAATTTCCATAAATTTGCATTTCAAAATTTGAACATGTTAGTAAAGAGAATTTTTTATTATTTAGTAGGATTATCACTAGGTTCCATTGCCGTTTATTTCTTCTGGCAAAAGAAAAATGCGACTTTTGATTATGGAATGGACTCAAGAACGCTAAAAACCATTCGAATTAAGAAACGATTATTTTCTGACGATGCAAAAACTGCAATGCAAAAATTTGAAATTGATACTTTAAAAATATCGACGATTTTAACGACGGGTGATGTAGATTTTGGAAAAGGAAGTCCTAGAGAAAAGCCTTGTGCTAAATATTATGTTACAGGAAAAAAAGAGCTAAAAAACGTTAGTTTATTAGTAAAGCGTTGTGATTCGACTGCTACAATTGAAAAAATTATTATTGAATAAAGTATAACTTCTTTACTAAAAAGAGTAACGAAACAATTTATATTTTAAACAGATATCACTTATTCCTAAACAAAGTTTCGGTTTTATTTAAAATTATAAGATCAATCAGTTTTTAAATTTTGATGATAATGCTCTTCAATTTTAGCTACATTTTTTATCGTTTTCTTTACCCAATCAAAATACAAGATCTCTTTTTCTTCTTCAGATAATTGCCACTCAATATCTGAATTTCTAAGCTTTGTAGTAACATCTTGCAAAATAATAGCTGCGGCAACAGAGATGTTTAAACTTTCTGTAAAACCAACCATAGGTATTTTAAGAAAGCCGTCTGCATTTTCTATCACAGTATCAGAAACACCCTCTGCTTCTACACCGAATACAAAAGCAGATTTTTTTGTAATATCAAAGTCTTGTAGCAAACAAGAATCGTTGTGAGGTGTAGTTGCTATAATTTGATATCCTTTTGCTTTTAATTCATCTAAACAAGGTTTCGAATTATCACCATCTTTTCGATATCTATATTGATTTAACCATTTCTGAGAGCCCTTAGCAACATGTCTAGAAACTTTATTATTATATTTATTTTCGATTGCATGTACATCTTGTACGCCAAAAATATCGCAAGTTCTAACCACAGCACTAGCATTGTGTGGTTGAAAAATATCTTCTAAAACTACTGTAAAATGGCGTGTTCTTTCTTCTAGTACTTTTTTAAATAGATTTTTTCTTTTATCAGTAAGAAAGCCTTCAAAATAATTTAATAAATTTTCATCAATCATAAATACAAATTTAAAATTATTATTTTTGTCTTCCTTGAAATATATTCACAAAAATACTCAAATCTTCAATTAAATGAAAAAACTAGTTGTTTTAACAGGAGCAGGAATTTCGGCAGAAAGTGGTATACAAACATTTAGAGATGCTAACGGTTTGTGGGAAGGTCACGATGTAATGGAAGTTGCTTCTCCCGAAGGTTATAAAGCAAATCCTACCTTAGTTTTAGGTTTTTATAACAAACGCAGAAAACAACTATTGGAAGTTTCTCCTAACAAAGCACACTTTAATTTATTAAAATTAGAAACTGATTTTGATGTTGAAATTATCACCCAGAATGTAGACGATTTGCACGAACGTGCAGGAAGCGCTAAAGTGACACATTTACACGGCGAACTTTTAAAGGTAAGAAGTTCTATTGACGAAAATGATATTTTAGAATGGAAAAAGGAGTTGGTTTTAGGGGATTTATGTAGAAGAAATAGTCAATTAAGACCACATATTGTTTGGTTTGGAGAAATGGTGCCAATGTTAGAACAAGCCGTTGAAATTACTCAAAAAGCAGACATTCTAGTAATTATTGGGACTTCTATGCAAGTATATCCGGCAGCAAGTTTAATTGATTATGTAAAACCAAATACACCCATTTATTTTATTGATCCAAAACCATCTGTTTCAGAAAATAATTACAACAACTTAACAATTATTGAAGATGTAGCCAGTTCTGGCACTAATAAATTGATTCGTTTATTGAGTTAACTTTTTAATCCATCAATTATTTCTCTCAAAATGTCATTTTGAATTGAGATAAAAAAAATACAATTAAGAGCTTTTTACTCATTCTTTGGTTGAGTGCCTTTTTTAAAATTTATTTTTTTTTTGTATTTTGAATGTCATTAGCAAACAACTCTAGCCCTGATTGAAGTGGTATCCTTTTTTATTTTTCTTAAAAAAGATATAACGGAAAGCAGGAAATAGCTTCTAAAAAAATTAAGAAACTAACTGATTAAAATACTCGAAAATTTCTCCTTTAGAAATTGAACTTCCTTTTTCTATCAAATCAAAAATTTCTACATTTCTTTCATCTTTATTATAAGGTTTTGTTCCTTTAAAAATTTCAACAGAATTATCCATAGGATTTTGCATTAACCATTCAAATCCTTCTTGTTCTAATAGATTAATATCCCAAGTTATTTTTATTGCAATTCTATGAATTTCTTCTGCATCGCATTTAAATAAATTTACAGATGTTTTAGAAAAGTGTTCTACGTAAGCGGTTTTTGTTAAAACATCATCCCAAACAACATCAGAAAAAACATTCATTTCATCTTCTGCAACATTGGGTGTTTCTTTTTTAATTTGATTCCATTCTTTAGCATCGATACTTTGGGTTGCTAAAAATCGCGCAAAGTCTTCGTGTAAACTTTCAAATTGTTCTTTGGTAAGTTGTCTGTATTTCATTTTTATAAATTCAAAGTCAAAAATAAAAAAAAAGCTCGTTATTTCTAACGAGCTTTTTGTAAAGTATTAAAGTAAATTACTATTCAGCAACAACTTCAAAAGTAATATCAGCAACTACAGCTCTGTGTAACCTTACAGCAGCTTCGTATTTACCTAATCTTTTAACAGAACCACCAACAACTTTAATAAATTTCTTATCTAAATCTGTTCCTGCTTTTGCTAATGCTGCAGCTAAATCGATGTTGTTTACAGAACCAAATAATTTGTCTCCTGAACCAACTTTAGATGCAATTTTAATTTCATATCCTTTAACTGTTTCTGCTATTTTACTAGCATCTTCAATTAATTTAGCTTCTTTATAAGCTCTTTGTTTTAAATTCTCTGCTAAAACTTTCCTTGCAGATGAAGTAGCCAAAGATGCTTTTCCTGTAGGGATTAAAAAGTTTCTACCATAACCGTTTTTTACGTCTACGATGTCATCTTTAAATCCTAAATTTTCTACGTCTTGTCTTAATATAAGTTCCATGTTCTACGTCTTTATTATTTTAACAAATCTCCAACGTAAGGCATTAATGCCAAATGACGACATCTTTTAATTGCTTGCGCAACTTTACGTTGATATTTTAATGAAGTTCCTGTTAAACGTCTTGGTAAAATTTTACCTTGTTCGTTTACTAAATACATTAAGAAGTCTGCATCTTTATAATCGATATACTTGATACCTTTCTTCTTAAATCTACAGTATTTTGCTTCTTTCTTTGTGTCTATATCTAATGGCGTTAAATATCTAACGTCAGCAGATTTACCACCTTTTGCTTGTTGTTCTATTGATGCCATTTCTTATTTTTTAGTAGATTTAACACGTTCAGTTCTAACTTTTGCCCAAGCAGCAGCATGTTTGTCTAATCTAACAGAAAGGTAACGCATAACGCTATCATCTCTTCTAAACTCTAACTCAAATGCAGAAATTTCTTCTCCAGCAACTTTGTACTCAAATAAGTGATAAAAACCACTTTTCTTTTTTTGAATTGGATACGCTAATTTTTTTAAGCCCCAATCTTCTTTAGAAATCATTTCGGCACCTCTAGAAACCAAATAGTCATTAAACTTTTGTACTGTCTCCTTTATCTGAGTATCAGATAAAACGGGATTCAAAATGAAAACAGTTTC from Polaribacter sp. ALD11 includes the following:
- the efp gene encoding elongation factor P, whose amino-acid sequence is MATTSDIRNGLCIKYNNDIYKVVEFLHVKPGKGPAFVRTKLKSVTNGKVIDNTFPAGRKIDDVRVETHKFQFLYHDGEFYHFMNEADYTQIRLLEAALDNPGLMKEGEIVTIIINSEDNMPLSVDLPASVILEVTHAEPGVKGNTATNATKPATVETGASVNVPLFINEGDKIKVETTKGTYQERIKE
- the lpxA gene encoding acyl-ACP--UDP-N-acetylglucosamine O-acyltransferase; translation: MNQPLAYVHPQAKIARNVVIEPFTTIHNNVTIGSGTWIGSNVTIMEGARIGKNCRIFPGAVISGIPQDLKFDDEETTVEIGDNVTIRECVTINRGTSDRMKTKIGDNCLIMAYCHIAHDSFVGDNCIFSNNTTLAGHVTIGDNVVLAGMVAIHQFASVGKHAFVTGGSLVRKDVPPYVKAAREPLSYVGINSVGLRRRGYTTEKIREIQNIYRILFQKNYNYTQAIDIIEAEMEATPERDEIIQFIKDSHRGIMKGYFNSN
- a CDS encoding bifunctional UDP-3-O-[3-hydroxymyristoyl] N-acetylglucosamine deacetylase/3-hydroxyacyl-ACP dehydratase, producing MSKKQKTIQKEISLSGVGLHTGKTVKMTLKPAPINHGFAFSRVDLEGSPIIAAKAEYVVNTQRGTNLEKNGVQIQTSEHVLAAAVGLDIDNLLIEIDSSEPPIMDGSSKFFVEALEKAGIEEQDADIEEYVVKEIISYRDEATGSEIILMPSEEYQITTMVDFGTKILGTQNATLDKMSDFKEEIADARTFSFLHEIEMLLENDLIKGGDLNNAIVYVDKELSENTMQKLKEAFNKENIAVKPNGILDNLTLHWANEAARHKLLDVIGDLALVGIRIKGKVIANKPGHLINTLFAKKLAKIIKAEKRNNVPSYDLNLPPLLDIHQIMEILPHRPPFLLIDRIIELSDTHVVGMKNVTMNENFFVGHFPGAPVMPGVLQVEAMAQCGGVLVLNTVPDPENYLTYFMKMDNVKFKQKVLPGDTIIFKCELISPIRRGICHMQAYAYANGKLVAEAELMAQIARKK
- the lpxD gene encoding UDP-3-O-(3-hydroxymyristoyl)glucosamine N-acyltransferase; amino-acid sequence: MKFKAQQIADILEGDVVGNPEEEVSKLSKIEEGEKGSLTFLSNPKYNSYLYTTNASVAIVNKSFVPEKEVKTTLIKVADAYKAFSKLLEFYNEVKNNKTGREQPHYIAESSKIGENGYIGAFTYIGENVEIGDNVKIYPNSYIGDNSKIDDNTVIFAGVKIYSDTQIGKNCKIHSGAVIGADGFGFAPDENGEYKAIPQIGNVIIEDNVDIGAASTIDRATLGSTIIRKGVKLDNQIQIAHNVEVGRNTVIASQTGISGSTKIGENCMIGGQVGVAGHIKIGNNVKILGQTGITKSLKDDEMVYGTPAFKVQDFNRSYVHFKNLPKIISKINQLEKELKAQIKE
- a CDS encoding HD domain-containing protein, with product MKKKAANKLKILNDPIYGFIQIPNSLIFDIIEHPYFQRLRRIAQMGFSNLVYPGANHTRFHHAIGCMHLMQKAIRVLRFKQVEISNEEENALCIAILLHDIGHGAFSHALEHSIVSGVSHEEISLKFMKKLNEEFNGELTLAIEIFEDKNPRKFLGQLISSQLDIDRLDYLKRDSFYTGVTEGNISSDRLIAMMNVKNDELVIEQKGIYSVENFLIARRLMYWQVYLHKTGLVAENILVNILKRAKELAEKGVELYCSSALRYFLFNQISTTNFTDETLEMFAKLDDYDVLSAIKEWVNHDDKVLSLIAKMIVDRKLLRIEIQQEGFKEGYINKKRDKAIKKLNITEKEASYFVFHQEISNQAYNLKSPIYILNKKGKIKDIAKASDQLNLQALTIPVVKHFICYPK
- a CDS encoding bifunctional response regulator/alkaline phosphatase family protein, yielding MSIQILWVDDEIELLKPHIIFLERKDYKVTTCTNGADAINLVDEKNFDIVFLDENMPGLTGLETLSEIKQKQANLPVVMITKSEEEYIMEEAIGSKIADYLIKPVNPNQILLSLKKNLDHSRLVSEKTTSSYQQEFRKISMDLAMVNSYEEWIELYKKLVHWELELENISDPGMLGILESQKQEANTQFFKFIKKNYEDFLTAHDKPTFSHTLFKDYVVPELKKNQPVLWVVIDNLRYDQYRILEPLINNHYKKDEEYSYFSILPTATQYARNAIFSGLMPSEMEKRHPDLWKNDTDEGGMNLFENEFLSAQIKRLSLNIKYEYYKITSLKSGKELADNYNGTKQNDLTAVVYNFVDMLSHSKTEMEVIKELAGDDKAYRSLTLSWFKNSALFEIIQKAQVLGQKLIITTDHGTINCKHPTKVIGDKNISSNLRYKTGKSLSYEEKDVYAVRNPKDIFLPTVAMNSPFIFAKEDLFFAYPNNFNHFVKYFKNTYQHGGVSLEEMIIPCAVYSPK
- the tsaE gene encoding tRNA (adenosine(37)-N6)-threonylcarbamoyltransferase complex ATPase subunit type 1 TsaE is translated as MNTNYSLENLSEIATVIITSVKNKTLLFYGEMGVGKTTLIKEICKQLGVLDTISSPTFSLVNEYETSKKEKIFHFDFYRITDEEEALDMGIEEYLYNNDWCLIEWPQNVENLLPLESVEIHLSTLENGQRNMQLK
- a CDS encoding alanine dehydrogenase, with translation MSSFSPFSKEELLPQEEMLEIKKQKGELFIGLPKETYLSEKRVCLTPDAVGALTANGHRLVVETGAGDGANFTDKEYSEAGAKISYNVEEAFKCNIILKVAPPTEDEIEYISPQAILISSLQLKTQNKKYFECLAKKKITAIAFDYIKDEQETYPIVKSLSEIAGTASILIAGELMSGVNKGNGLLFGNIGGVPPTSVVIFGAGTVGEYAARTAIGLGARVKVFDNSISKLRKLQDCLHAPIYTSTLQPKSILKALMRCDVAIGAIRGKNRSPICATEEMIEKMKEGAIIVDVSIDRGGCFESSNVTTHKSPTFVKHGVIHYCVPNIPARYARTASVSISNIFTPYLLNIAEEGGFENTARFDKSLRNGMYFYHGILTNKTVADWFDLPFRDINLLIL
- a CDS encoding DUF4258 domain-containing protein translates to MLVKRIFYYLVGLSLGSIAVYFFWQKKNATFDYGMDSRTLKTIRIKKRLFSDDAKTAMQKFEIDTLKISTILTTGDVDFGKGSPREKPCAKYYVTGKKELKNVSLLVKRCDSTATIEKIIIE